One window of the Pedobacter ginsengisoli genome contains the following:
- a CDS encoding BamA/TamA family outer membrane protein — translation MRPLKKLLSVVFITLSIPAIAQVQKTADSITVAIAPEYNDVSGFHRFWLGESYRRVWATPVKIRIIDLQKEKGGLKIVKLGGGMQTRSLRLVDPNGREYVLRTIQKYPEQGLPESLRPTIAKDIAQDQVSTNHPFAALIVPPLAEALGLAHSKPEIVYVADDAGLGEYREKFANAAYLLEPRSPFEEETDNTAKVQRKIQEDNDHTSDQKLTLRARLLDFVLGDWDRHEDNWRWLAQKEKGETTYIPVPRDRDKVFYKTSGIFPWILNHQWLKSHLQPYSDNIRDVNHWNFNERYFDRYFLNELSERDWKDAVKFVQEKLTTDLINTSFRQMPDTIFKLSGNQLIGHFLSRRDKLDTLALHYYKFLSINVDVPTSDKKEFFDVNYADNGNVEVTVYNINKEGKNGRLVYKRTFDPNVTKEVRLFGMGGEDVFAVRGKENSKIKVRMIGGDDADKFQIAQDVSNKPFIYDRSDESNQLPEKATAKLRLAKDTLVNKFDKFGFLYDRSGPLFNFNYNIDQGVQVGLGYIIEKQGFRKEPYASKHEFWANYSTGRKSFILDYLGDFKKAVGNNDLIVHANLLGPNNLSNFFGIGNNTLYLHDHEDDNGESDREDGISYYRNRYDYLNVDIRLSRKLTKYLKIEGGVLGSFYTSTQSGNEERFFNDYNAAHPNEEIFSDKYYAGFVAGWTYDSRDNIANPKKGVFWKTSLTAQQRVDKTNDRYGSVTTEFRFYINPAKSGLVFANRIGAGTVVGDPAFFQYMQIGGVNSLRGFNSKRFTGTTMAYHNLDMRLKLFNFTSYLVPGTVGMIGFNDVGRVWEKGESSARWHHGYGGGLYVIPGEVLLIQATLGFSREATMPYFSIGFNF, via the coding sequence ATGCGCCCTCTAAAGAAGCTCTTAAGTGTTGTTTTTATTACCTTGTCTATTCCCGCAATAGCACAGGTACAGAAAACGGCAGATTCAATTACAGTTGCGATAGCGCCAGAATATAATGATGTAAGCGGTTTTCATCGGTTTTGGCTTGGCGAAAGTTATCGCCGCGTATGGGCAACACCTGTAAAAATCCGAATTATAGATCTTCAGAAAGAAAAGGGAGGGCTCAAGATCGTTAAACTAGGGGGTGGGATGCAAACCCGCTCTTTAAGATTGGTAGATCCAAATGGAAGAGAATATGTTTTAAGGACAATACAGAAGTATCCTGAGCAAGGTTTACCAGAAAGTTTAAGGCCAACTATTGCAAAAGATATTGCTCAGGACCAGGTCTCAACTAATCATCCTTTTGCGGCACTAATTGTTCCGCCTTTGGCAGAGGCTCTTGGACTTGCCCATTCCAAACCCGAAATTGTGTATGTAGCAGACGATGCAGGACTTGGAGAGTATAGAGAAAAATTTGCTAATGCCGCTTATCTGTTAGAACCAAGATCACCATTTGAAGAAGAAACTGATAATACAGCTAAAGTACAGCGCAAAATACAGGAGGATAATGACCATACATCAGACCAGAAGCTAACACTTAGGGCCAGATTACTTGATTTTGTGTTAGGAGATTGGGACAGACATGAAGATAACTGGCGGTGGCTCGCTCAGAAAGAAAAAGGAGAAACTACCTATATTCCTGTTCCAAGGGATAGAGATAAGGTGTTTTATAAAACTTCAGGAATATTTCCATGGATTCTTAACCATCAATGGCTAAAATCTCATCTGCAGCCTTATAGTGATAATATAAGGGATGTAAATCATTGGAATTTTAATGAACGTTATTTTGATAGGTATTTTTTAAATGAGCTTAGTGAACGGGATTGGAAGGATGCTGTTAAGTTTGTACAAGAAAAACTGACTACAGACCTTATCAATACCTCTTTCAGGCAAATGCCGGATACAATATTTAAACTAAGTGGTAATCAGTTGATCGGCCATTTCCTATCCAGAAGGGATAAATTGGATACACTTGCTTTACATTATTACAAGTTTTTGTCCATAAATGTCGATGTGCCTACCTCTGATAAAAAGGAATTCTTTGATGTTAATTATGCAGATAACGGAAATGTAGAAGTTACTGTATATAATATTAATAAAGAGGGTAAAAATGGTAGATTGGTATATAAACGAACATTTGATCCTAATGTAACCAAAGAAGTCAGGTTGTTTGGAATGGGAGGCGAAGACGTATTTGCAGTTCGGGGCAAGGAGAACTCAAAAATAAAGGTTAGGATGATTGGTGGAGATGATGCAGACAAATTTCAAATAGCTCAGGATGTTTCAAATAAGCCGTTCATTTACGACCGTTCTGATGAATCTAACCAACTGCCGGAAAAAGCAACAGCCAAGTTGCGCCTTGCAAAGGATACATTGGTAAATAAGTTCGATAAGTTTGGGTTTTTATACGATAGATCTGGCCCCCTTTTTAATTTTAATTATAATATAGATCAGGGTGTACAAGTAGGGTTAGGATATATTATCGAAAAACAAGGGTTTAGAAAGGAACCATATGCTTCAAAACATGAATTCTGGGCGAATTACTCAACCGGAAGGAAATCGTTTATTTTAGATTATCTAGGCGATTTTAAGAAGGCTGTAGGCAATAATGACCTTATTGTCCATGCAAATCTGTTGGGGCCAAATAACTTGAGCAACTTCTTCGGTATTGGGAATAATACGCTGTATCTGCATGATCATGAGGATGATAATGGAGAGTCGGACAGGGAAGATGGAATTTCTTATTACAGAAATCGGTATGATTATTTAAATGTAGATATAAGATTGAGCAGAAAGCTTACTAAATACTTAAAAATAGAAGGAGGTGTATTAGGATCTTTCTATACAAGTACACAATCAGGAAATGAGGAGCGTTTCTTTAATGATTATAATGCTGCTCATCCTAACGAGGAAATATTTTCTGATAAATATTATGCAGGTTTTGTTGCCGGATGGACTTATGATAGCCGTGATAATATTGCTAATCCTAAAAAGGGGGTATTCTGGAAAACTTCATTAACTGCCCAGCAACGGGTTGATAAAACGAATGATCGTTATGGCTCTGTAACCACAGAATTCAGGTTCTACATCAATCCTGCGAAATCAGGTTTAGTGTTTGCCAATAGGATAGGAGCAGGAACTGTGGTTGGCGATCCGGCTTTTTTCCAGTACATGCAAATTGGAGGTGTTAATAGTTTAAGAGGCTTTAACAGCAAGAGGTTTACTGGAACAACCATGGCTTACCATAATCTAGATATGAGGTTAAAGCTATTTAATTTCACTTCATATCTTGTTCCTGGAACTGTTGGGATGATCGGTTTTAACGATGTGGGCCGCGTTTGGGAAAAAGGGGAATCATCTGCCAGATGGCACCATGGCTATGGGGGTGGACTATATGTTATTCCTGGCGAGGTACTTTTAATACAGGCAACATTAGGGTTCTCAAGAGAAGCAACAATGCCGTATTTCTCTATAGGATTTAACTTTTAA
- a CDS encoding S1 RNA-binding domain-containing protein: MIAIGQYNDLRIINKTEAGLILTEGDKEVLLPYYDVPKNAEIGDNITVFVYVQKDGRLLGTTKKPLACVGDFAYLTVVDDNEDGAFMDLGLDKDIYVPRKEQKRPMFKGDRHVVYVFLDENNDRMVASSRLTNFIEEEDIDLEEGDEVSLLIVDRSDLGYNAIVDNKYIGLLYTNELFDELNPGELRKGWIKKIRVEGKIDLSLQPMGYGHILDTKDSVLEELKESGGVIALGDKSTPEEIYARFKISKNAFKKVIGGLYKDRLITLSDHEIKIIKS; the protein is encoded by the coding sequence ATGATAGCAATAGGACAATACAACGATTTAAGAATAATAAATAAAACAGAAGCCGGCCTTATTTTAACTGAAGGGGATAAAGAAGTATTACTTCCTTATTATGATGTTCCAAAGAATGCTGAAATAGGTGATAACATAACGGTATTTGTATATGTTCAAAAAGATGGCAGGTTATTAGGTACAACTAAGAAACCCCTGGCCTGTGTTGGCGACTTTGCTTATCTAACCGTTGTTGACGATAACGAGGATGGGGCTTTTATGGATTTAGGTCTGGACAAGGATATTTATGTTCCACGAAAAGAACAAAAACGTCCGATGTTTAAAGGTGACCGCCATGTTGTTTATGTTTTTCTTGATGAAAATAACGACCGTATGGTCGCTTCTTCAAGATTAACCAACTTTATTGAAGAGGAAGATATAGATTTGGAAGAGGGTGATGAAGTTAGTTTGCTTATTGTAGATCGATCTGACCTGGGTTATAATGCTATTGTAGATAATAAATACATTGGATTATTGTATACCAATGAATTGTTTGATGAACTTAATCCAGGTGAATTAAGGAAAGGCTGGATTAAAAAAATCCGTGTTGAAGGCAAAATTGATTTAAGTCTGCAACCAATGGGCTATGGTCATATTCTTGATACAAAGGACAGCGTTCTGGAAGAACTAAAGGAAAGTGGCGGCGTAATTGCTTTAGGCGACAAAAGTACCCCGGAAGAAATATATGCGCGTTTTAAGATTAGCAAAAACGCATTTAAAAAGGTAATTGGAGGATTATATAAAGACCGTTTGATTACGCTTTCAGATCATGAGATAAAAATTATTAAAAGTTAA
- a CDS encoding GAF domain-containing protein — translation MQSITLNLNQTIKESGKHPVGADIKLSLNPFIEYIQQRANKEKTAKINFYRYILEQFNHYPELRSPIPPENAKNYASLFELIYTSLSPIINDESQQYWAIGTPVSPCFHYGTDAFYSVFMEPSMCSLKSDLSLPSKKEMDKNLLATFYNLILEKFYNFSLSNNKFTVKSIVDPKTHLLKYYRLNVDTRFLDIRAKTKLPEYNLKDVKDYIKDERNSLKILTKLIPPDIFSIEGISIVTLTDVTSEYALETVKNLVIEHNESQNGQHSRDIATALKTLVGSDDVNFGMLPYLKLNKKLLINEQSGFQSKVVQLAKEKGMDDNDYSSLIEDYLDNPRTLIFPDITDEEPEVYPMLSLLDEVGIKSYALFPLFYNGKLVGALELYTKDSSKFNGNTLTKIEAAFPLLAQLFHNIIIDFNNEIQDVITDKFTALQPSVQWRFHEAAFNYIQSGSRDRNLPIEPIFFRNVYPFYGAVDIRNSSIQRNAAIRRDLYVHFEILEETITAIRNTANACKETEIPHEAAIWKYKDLDELSDREILKTEDYLQRQIPASLNNLRDSHPEVKSIIDRYFMLTSVNGKVFENRERYEKSMQMINVAVTRHLDEFNAEIQNIYPSYFEKFRTDGVEFDIYLGQSIAPKIPMPDDLLNTFRLKQLRVLAEIAQTTSNLGPYFSLPLETTQLIFVYDKPIDVSFRIDEQRFDVEGSYNIRYQMVKKRIDKAHIKDTSERLTQPGKISIVYFNSTEAREYLGYIKKLQNRGLLNNDLEYLEIEELQGVEGLKALRIGVTLKRIIN, via the coding sequence ATGCAATCAATAACTTTAAACCTAAATCAGACAATAAAAGAGTCAGGAAAACATCCGGTAGGTGCGGATATTAAGTTGTCCTTAAATCCGTTTATTGAATACATTCAGCAAAGAGCTAATAAAGAAAAAACTGCTAAGATTAATTTTTACAGATATATTCTGGAGCAGTTTAATCACTATCCAGAGCTCAGAAGCCCTATACCTCCAGAGAATGCTAAGAATTATGCTTCCCTTTTTGAATTAATTTATACTTCTTTATCGCCTATTATTAATGATGAAAGTCAGCAATACTGGGCTATAGGTACACCTGTTTCTCCATGCTTTCATTATGGTACCGATGCATTTTATAGTGTATTCATGGAGCCATCAATGTGTAGTTTAAAGTCAGACCTGAGTTTGCCATCCAAAAAAGAAATGGACAAAAATCTTTTGGCAACCTTTTACAATCTTATTCTCGAGAAGTTTTACAACTTCTCCCTTAGCAATAACAAATTCACCGTTAAATCTATTGTAGATCCTAAAACCCATCTGCTTAAATATTATCGTTTAAATGTAGATACCCGCTTTCTGGATATCAGGGCAAAAACAAAGCTGCCAGAGTATAATTTAAAGGATGTAAAAGATTATATAAAGGATGAAAGAAACTCATTGAAGATATTAACCAAGTTAATACCACCTGATATTTTTAGTATTGAGGGAATATCAATTGTAACACTAACTGATGTTACGTCCGAGTATGCACTTGAAACAGTGAAAAACCTGGTTATAGAACATAATGAATCTCAAAATGGACAGCATAGCAGGGATATTGCCACAGCGCTTAAGACACTTGTGGGATCAGATGATGTAAATTTTGGAATGCTTCCTTATCTTAAATTAAACAAAAAACTACTGATTAATGAGCAATCAGGTTTTCAGAGCAAGGTGGTTCAGCTGGCAAAAGAAAAGGGGATGGATGATAATGACTATTCCAGCCTGATTGAAGATTACCTTGATAACCCAAGAACGTTAATCTTTCCTGATATAACAGATGAAGAACCGGAGGTTTATCCAATGCTTAGTCTGTTGGATGAGGTAGGGATTAAGTCATACGCTTTGTTTCCGTTGTTTTATAACGGAAAACTTGTTGGAGCCCTTGAACTATACACTAAGGATTCGAGTAAATTTAACGGAAATACCCTTACAAAAATAGAAGCTGCGTTCCCTTTACTGGCACAGCTGTTTCATAACATAATTATTGATTTTAATAATGAAATTCAGGATGTAATTACTGATAAGTTTACAGCTTTACAACCTTCTGTTCAATGGCGTTTTCACGAGGCCGCATTTAATTACATACAATCTGGTTCACGGGATAGGAATCTTCCAATTGAACCCATTTTCTTTAGAAATGTGTATCCTTTTTATGGAGCGGTAGACATTAGAAACTCTAGTATACAGCGTAATGCCGCAATTAGAAGGGATTTATATGTTCATTTTGAGATTCTGGAAGAAACGATTACCGCTATACGGAATACTGCGAATGCTTGTAAGGAAACTGAAATACCTCATGAAGCAGCAATCTGGAAATATAAAGATCTTGATGAACTTTCGGACCGTGAAATATTAAAGACAGAAGATTATTTGCAGAGACAAATACCAGCTTCGCTAAATAATTTACGAGATAGCCATCCTGAAGTAAAAAGTATTATAGACAGATATTTTATGCTTACCAGTGTTAACGGAAAGGTTTTTGAAAACCGGGAACGTTACGAAAAAAGTATGCAAATGATAAATGTTGCAGTAACACGTCATCTTGATGAGTTTAATGCAGAGATTCAGAATATTTATCCGAGCTATTTTGAAAAATTCAGAACTGACGGGGTAGAGTTTGATATTTATCTTGGGCAGTCTATTGCACCTAAAATACCAATGCCAGATGACCTTCTTAATACATTCCGGCTGAAACAATTGAGAGTTTTGGCAGAGATTGCACAAACAACAAGTAATTTAGGACCATATTTTTCTTTACCTCTCGAAACAACACAGCTTATTTTTGTTTATGATAAGCCAATTGATGTAAGCTTTAGGATTGATGAGCAAAGGTTTGATGTTGAAGGTAGTTACAATATTCGCTATCAGATGGTTAAGAAACGAATTGACAAAGCCCATATTAAGGATACCTCAGAGCGGTTAACGCAGCCTGGAAAAATATCAATTGTGTATTTTAACAGTACAGAGGCCAGAGAATATCTTGGTTACATTAAAAAATTGCAAAACCGGGGCTTATTAAATAACGATCTTGAATATTTAGAAATAGAAGAATTACAAGGTGTAGAAGGATTAAAAGCTCTTAGGATAGGAGTAACTTTAAAAAGAATAATTAATTAA
- a CDS encoding HesA/MoeB/ThiF family protein — MDSAEMKRYNRQILLPEVGIEGQQKLKAAKVLVIGAGGLGCPVLLYLAAAGVGKIGVIDHDTVDESNLHRQILFNTTDVGKSKADTSVNKLQLLNPHIDFVSYPFKITLNNANSIVQDYDLVVDGSDNFPTRYLVNDTCVALNKPLVFGSIFKFEGQVSVFNYNGGTDYRSLFPEPPPADKVPNCDEGGVIGSLPGIIGSYMANETIKLICGFGELLSGKLLMVNVLDNSSLILNIGKNVDVAAPVNLSEKKYEVIDLETFEQLKISDPSLFLIDVREDFEFEEYNIGGYNFPLYELNDHWNSIPEDKKIVLCCTSGLRSKIAYNLLKAKTDTQIYILSLNK; from the coding sequence ATGGATAGCGCTGAAATGAAGAGATATAACAGACAGATACTACTACCGGAAGTAGGCATTGAAGGTCAGCAAAAGCTAAAAGCTGCCAAAGTTCTGGTTATTGGCGCTGGTGGTTTGGGTTGTCCGGTATTGCTTTATCTTGCCGCAGCCGGGGTTGGTAAAATTGGGGTTATTGATCATGATACCGTAGATGAAAGTAACTTACACAGACAGATATTGTTTAACACTACTGATGTAGGAAAAAGTAAGGCGGATACCTCAGTAAACAAGCTTCAGCTGCTTAATCCGCATATCGATTTTGTTTCCTACCCTTTTAAAATTACTTTAAACAATGCTAATTCAATAGTTCAGGACTATGATTTGGTTGTAGATGGCTCTGATAATTTCCCCACCCGTTATTTGGTTAATGATACTTGTGTTGCTTTAAATAAGCCCTTGGTTTTTGGTTCTATTTTTAAATTTGAAGGTCAGGTATCTGTGTTCAATTATAATGGAGGTACAGATTACAGATCACTATTTCCGGAGCCTCCACCAGCAGACAAAGTTCCTAATTGCGATGAAGGTGGTGTAATTGGCAGCTTGCCCGGAATTATAGGGAGCTATATGGCAAACGAAACCATTAAACTTATTTGTGGTTTTGGCGAACTTCTTTCCGGCAAATTACTTATGGTTAATGTACTCGATAATTCCTCCTTGATTCTTAATATAGGGAAAAATGTAGATGTAGCAGCTCCGGTTAACCTTAGCGAAAAAAAGTATGAAGTAATAGACCTGGAAACATTTGAACAGCTAAAAATCAGTGATCCATCTCTGTTTTTAATTGATGTGCGGGAGGATTTTGAATTTGAGGAGTATAATATAGGTGGATATAACTTCCCGCTATATGAACTTAATGATCATTGGAATTCAATTCCTGAAGATAAAAAAATTGTTCTTTGCTGCACAAGCGGCTTAAGAAGTAAAATTGCCTATAATTTGTTAAAAGCAAAAACAGATACTCAAATCTATATTTTGAGTCTTAATAAATAA